A stretch of Amycolatopsis balhimycina FH 1894 DNA encodes these proteins:
- a CDS encoding AfsR/SARP family transcriptional regulator produces MRADSGNEPDDDADGPRFQVLGPFELRVRDRVLELGGFRIRTLLALLTANAGRVTSVGTLVDALWEAEAPRDAHRTVRSYVSRLRHSLVPAAGLITTHPAGYLLQPPPDAVDAARFERLVAAGRRVLATEPSTAAGQLTAALEVWRGDAYAEFRDVPQLRAEATRLHELRLGAVEDRIDAELATGVGAGLVEELTGLTRRHPGHERLWGQLMTALYRAGRQADALDTFARARTVLVKQFGLDPSPRLVEVHRRVLANDSRLEAPAAVTVRAEPARSVRSDLPGDIADFAGRGAELDRLLGSGLDAAPLAMVIEALDGMAGVGKTTLAVHAAHRLTERYPDAQLFIDLHGHTPGQSPIAPTAALDSLLRALGVSGERIPADLDARAALWRAELAARSVLVLLDNAADAAQVRPLLPGTARSLTLITSRRRLVDLESARTLSLDVLPVADAVALFAGVVGDERATAEADAVRDVVERCGHLPLAIRIAAARLRSRPAWTVRYLADRLGEACSTLAELSVGDRSVGAAFALSYERLDEPRRRMFRLLGVHPATEIDVPAAAALAGVSRAEANALLESLVDDHLVQQPVTGRYRLHDLVRRHACAVALTEEPEPARAEALRRVVDFYLHTAYAASRLLDQQHPPIDLGEPAAGCVPVALPDDVAAMAWFDTNHRCVVAARVAAENAGRDTAVWQLAWTLDNFHYRRGHLHENIDAWRAGLAAAERLDNAGVQARAHRRLGLVYAPLGRREEALAHLNRSLALSERIGDTLGQAGAHFVLALAWTHQGDDHRALTHVTSARDLYREVGDEKWETRALSMMGACHTRLGHHVRARAYCESALARCLEQNDVYGQADSLDNLGAIAAGTGDSAGALRHYERALDRWHRLDNTYRQAATLTAMGDAHRGLRRAGQARAAWHRAAALYRDQHLDEAALGVEARLTRTGPEGTGRS; encoded by the coding sequence GTGAGGGCGGATTCGGGGAACGAACCGGACGACGACGCGGACGGGCCGCGGTTCCAGGTGCTCGGGCCCTTCGAGCTGCGGGTGCGCGACCGGGTCCTGGAGCTCGGCGGGTTCCGCATCCGCACGCTGCTCGCCCTGCTCACGGCGAACGCCGGCCGCGTGACCTCGGTGGGAACGCTCGTCGACGCCCTGTGGGAAGCCGAGGCTCCGCGCGACGCCCACCGGACCGTGCGCAGCTACGTGTCACGGCTGCGCCACTCGCTGGTGCCGGCGGCCGGGCTGATCACGACCCACCCCGCCGGATACCTGCTGCAGCCGCCACCCGACGCGGTCGACGCCGCCCGGTTCGAGCGGCTGGTCGCGGCCGGGAGGCGAGTTCTGGCGACCGAGCCGTCGACGGCGGCCGGGCAGCTCACCGCCGCTCTCGAGGTGTGGCGCGGGGACGCCTACGCCGAGTTCCGTGACGTCCCGCAGCTGCGCGCCGAAGCGACGCGGCTGCACGAACTGCGCCTCGGCGCGGTCGAGGACCGCATCGACGCGGAGCTCGCCACCGGTGTGGGCGCGGGCTTGGTGGAGGAGCTCACCGGGCTCACCCGGCGCCACCCCGGGCACGAGCGGCTGTGGGGACAGCTGATGACCGCGCTGTACCGGGCGGGCAGGCAGGCCGACGCACTCGACACGTTCGCCCGTGCACGCACAGTACTTGTCAAACAATTCGGCCTGGACCCCTCGCCGCGGCTCGTCGAGGTGCACCGGCGGGTGCTGGCGAACGACAGCAGGCTCGAGGCGCCCGCCGCGGTGACCGTGCGCGCCGAGCCGGCCCGGTCGGTGCGCAGCGACCTGCCGGGCGACATCGCGGACTTCGCGGGCCGCGGTGCCGAGCTGGACCGGCTGCTCGGGAGCGGGCTCGACGCGGCCCCGCTGGCCATGGTCATCGAGGCGCTGGACGGCATGGCGGGCGTCGGCAAGACGACGTTGGCGGTGCACGCCGCGCACCGGCTGACCGAGCGCTATCCCGACGCGCAGCTGTTCATCGACCTGCACGGCCACACACCGGGCCAGTCGCCGATCGCCCCGACGGCCGCGTTGGACAGCTTGCTGCGGGCGCTCGGTGTGTCGGGCGAGCGGATCCCCGCCGACCTGGACGCGCGTGCCGCGTTGTGGCGCGCCGAACTGGCGGCGCGCTCGGTGCTCGTCCTGCTGGACAATGCCGCCGACGCCGCGCAGGTGCGCCCGCTGCTGCCCGGCACCGCGCGGAGCCTGACGCTGATCACCAGCAGGCGCCGGCTGGTCGACCTCGAGTCCGCGCGCACCTTGTCGCTGGACGTGCTGCCGGTGGCCGACGCGGTCGCGCTGTTCGCCGGTGTCGTCGGTGACGAGCGGGCGACCGCCGAGGCCGACGCGGTCCGCGACGTCGTCGAGCGGTGCGGCCACCTGCCGCTGGCGATCCGCATCGCCGCCGCGCGGCTGCGCTCGAGACCCGCGTGGACCGTGCGCTACCTGGCGGACCGGCTGGGGGAGGCCTGCTCCACGCTGGCCGAGCTCTCGGTGGGGGACCGCAGCGTCGGGGCCGCGTTCGCGTTGTCCTACGAGCGGCTGGACGAGCCGCGGCGGCGGATGTTCCGGCTGCTCGGGGTGCATCCCGCCACGGAGATCGACGTGCCGGCGGCGGCCGCCCTCGCCGGGGTGTCGCGCGCCGAGGCGAACGCGCTGCTGGAAAGCCTCGTCGACGACCACCTGGTGCAGCAGCCGGTCACCGGCCGGTACCGGCTCCACGACCTGGTCCGCCGGCACGCGTGCGCCGTCGCGCTGACCGAGGAGCCGGAGCCGGCCCGGGCCGAGGCCCTGCGCCGGGTCGTGGACTTCTACCTCCACACCGCCTACGCGGCCAGCCGCCTGCTCGACCAGCAGCACCCGCCCATCGACCTGGGCGAGCCGGCCGCCGGCTGCGTCCCGGTCGCCTTGCCGGACGACGTCGCGGCGATGGCGTGGTTCGACACCAACCACCGGTGCGTGGTGGCCGCGCGGGTGGCGGCCGAGAACGCGGGCAGGGACACCGCCGTCTGGCAGCTGGCCTGGACGCTGGACAACTTCCACTACCGGCGCGGCCACCTGCACGAGAACATCGACGCCTGGCGCGCGGGCCTGGCGGCGGCCGAACGGCTGGACAACGCCGGTGTCCAGGCCCGCGCGCACCGGCGGCTCGGCCTGGTCTACGCCCCGCTCGGCCGTCGGGAAGAGGCGCTGGCCCACCTGAACCGGTCGTTGGCGCTGTCCGAGCGCATCGGCGACACGCTGGGGCAGGCCGGTGCCCACTTCGTGCTGGCGCTCGCCTGGACCCACCAGGGTGACGATCACCGGGCGCTCACCCACGTCACGAGTGCGCGGGATCTCTACCGCGAGGTCGGTGACGAAAAGTGGGAAACCAGGGCGCTCAGCATGATGGGTGCCTGCCACACCCGGCTGGGCCACCACGTCCGGGCGCGCGCGTACTGCGAATCCGCGCTGGCCCGCTGCCTCGAGCAGAACGACGTCTACGGTCAGGCGGACAGCCTGGACAACCTCGGCGCGATCGCGGCCGGCACCGGCGACAGTGCCGGGGCCCTGCGCCACTACGAGCGGGCCCTGGACCGCTGGCACCGGCTGGACAACACCTATCGGCAGGCGGCCACCCTCACCGCGATGGGTGACGCGCACCGAGGCCTCCGGCGGGCCGGCCAGGCCCGGGCGGCCTGGCACCGGGCCGCGGCCCTCTACCGGGATCAGCACCTGGACGAAGCCGCGCTGGGAGTCGAGGCGCGGCTGACCCGCACCGGCCCGGAGGGGACCGGCCGGTCCTGA
- a CDS encoding ParB/RepB/Spo0J family partition protein produces the protein MVTIPILSLRPGESPRLRGEDKRHVARLAETDSPLPPILVDRRTMRVIDGMHRLMAASMRGQDTIDVEFFDGDPEDAFLQAVRANVTHGFPLSQADRRAAAIRIVATHPRLSDRAIAEVTGLGARTVASIRRSSGPAPEAATRIGRDGKVRPLDSGEGRRRTAEFIAMNPNASLREVARGAGVSPGTARAVRQRLERGEEPVLPQPRRSGTTAKAGKEAGPAEPADGEPGTAAGAGVDEGAAEPPVTEHEAALFALDKLVRDPSLRHNEQGRRLLRLLQHTAAEAKDWLGAAEAVPPHCLATITSVARHFSAMWLSFAEELDDRAVIADPWGDRPADVTK, from the coding sequence ATGGTGACGATACCGATCCTGTCCTTGCGTCCCGGTGAGTCGCCACGGCTGAGAGGTGAGGACAAGAGGCATGTCGCGCGGCTGGCGGAGACGGATTCGCCGTTGCCGCCCATCCTGGTCGACCGGCGCACCATGCGGGTCATCGACGGGATGCACCGGTTGATGGCGGCCTCCATGCGCGGCCAGGACACGATCGACGTCGAATTCTTCGACGGCGATCCCGAAGATGCCTTCCTGCAGGCCGTGCGGGCGAACGTCACGCATGGTTTCCCGTTGTCCCAGGCCGATCGCCGGGCCGCCGCGATCCGGATCGTCGCTACGCATCCCCGCCTGTCGGATCGGGCCATTGCCGAGGTCACGGGCCTGGGCGCCAGGACCGTGGCGTCGATCCGGCGGTCCAGTGGCCCGGCGCCGGAGGCGGCGACCCGGATCGGCAGGGACGGCAAGGTGCGTCCGCTGGACAGCGGGGAGGGGCGGCGGCGAACGGCGGAGTTCATCGCCATGAACCCGAACGCCTCTCTGCGGGAGGTCGCGCGGGGCGCCGGTGTTTCCCCCGGTACCGCCCGGGCCGTCCGCCAGCGGCTCGAACGCGGTGAAGAGCCGGTACTGCCCCAGCCGCGGCGGAGCGGGACGACGGCGAAGGCCGGGAAGGAGGCCGGGCCGGCCGAGCCTGCGGACGGCGAACCCGGCACGGCAGCCGGTGCGGGAGTGGACGAGGGAGCCGCCGAGCCGCCGGTCACGGAGCACGAAGCGGCCCTGTTCGCCCTGGACAAGCTGGTGCGTGATCCGTCCCTGCGGCACAACGAACAAGGCAGGCGGCTCCTGCGGCTCCTCCAGCACACCGCAGCCGAGGCCAAGGACTGGCTCGGGGCCGCCGAGGCCGTTCCGCCCCATTGCCTGGCGACGATCACGAGCGTGGCCCGCCACTTTTCGGCGATGTGGCTTTCCTTCGCGGAGGAACTCGACGACCGTGCGGTGATCGCCGACCCGTGGGGAGACCGCCCGGCAGACGTCACGAAGTGA
- a CDS encoding ParB/RepB/Spo0J family partition protein, with translation MQFAPRHTDLHSTEEVRISVLSMGGSPRLGGENPEHVEMLVAASASLPPIVVHRPTMRVIDGMHRLRAAMLAGRTTIAVRFFDGTEDDAFILAVESNIAHGLPLSSADRRRAAERIVATHGRWSDRMIASVAGISTKTVAEIRRGAGDGVAAVPARIGRDGRVRSVDVSAGRRLAHELIVGDPSLSLRQVARAAGISAETVRDVKHRLLRGEDPVPRKRQGKLAGEAEGRSAGSVAGWREVKPPPAIVMARLKADPALRLNESGRDLLRLLNIHMVRSEDWNRIIDSVPPHSTESIAELARFCADKWSEIAARIAEKGVG, from the coding sequence TTGCAGTTCGCGCCGCGTCACACCGATCTGCATTCGACAGAAGAAGTAAGAATCAGTGTGTTGTCCATGGGGGGCTCTCCGCGACTCGGCGGCGAGAATCCGGAGCACGTGGAGATGCTGGTCGCCGCCAGTGCGTCACTGCCGCCGATCGTGGTGCACCGGCCCACCATGCGGGTCATCGACGGTATGCACCGGCTCCGCGCCGCAATGCTGGCCGGCCGGACGACGATCGCGGTGCGGTTTTTCGACGGCACCGAGGACGACGCCTTCATCCTGGCCGTGGAATCCAATATCGCGCACGGCCTGCCGCTGTCGTCCGCCGATCGCCGACGGGCCGCCGAGCGCATCGTCGCGACTCACGGCCGCTGGTCCGATCGGATGATCGCGTCGGTGGCCGGCATCTCCACCAAGACGGTTGCCGAGATCCGCCGGGGTGCCGGCGACGGTGTGGCGGCCGTCCCGGCCCGCATCGGCCGGGACGGCCGGGTCCGGTCCGTCGACGTGAGTGCGGGCCGCAGGCTGGCCCACGAGCTGATCGTCGGTGATCCCAGCCTGTCGTTGCGCCAGGTCGCCCGCGCGGCGGGGATCTCCGCGGAGACCGTGCGGGACGTCAAGCACCGGTTGCTGCGCGGTGAGGACCCGGTGCCGCGGAAGCGGCAGGGGAAGCTCGCGGGAGAGGCCGAGGGCCGGTCCGCCGGGTCCGTCGCCGGCTGGCGTGAGGTGAAGCCGCCGCCGGCCATCGTGATGGCGCGGCTGAAAGCCGATCCCGCGCTGCGCCTCAACGAGAGCGGGCGTGATCTGCTGCGGCTGCTGAACATCCACATGGTCCGGTCGGAGGACTGGAACAGGATCATCGACAGCGTGCCGCCGCACAGCACGGAAAGTATTGCCGAGCTGGCGCGTTTCTGTGCCGATAAATGGTCTGAAATCGCAGCTCGTATCGCAGAGAAAGGGGTTGGCTAG
- the hppD gene encoding 4-hydroxyphenylpyruvate dioxygenase, whose protein sequence is MEIESVDHVELFVEDAEGTAARLCGSFGFALAGRGRASTGLRGCESVFLRQNDIALLLTTATSPDHRAAEYVRHHGDGVGVIGIGVDDAHAAFAAAVERGAVPVAPPEEFGPAGARVTFASVLGLGDIEHRFVSREQPGGPFAPAIEEIGPGSPGGLLRRVDHFAVCVPAGELDEAVRRYQEIFDLTQIFEERIIVGSQAMDSKVVQSRSGMLTFTVIQPDTTRDPGQIDAFVEAHGGAGVQHVAFLTGDITAAVRAGAERGLRFLSTPPSYYEALPARLGEIGVPLDELRALDILADRDHTGVMFQIFTESTHPRRTLFYELIDRRGARTFGSNNIHALYEAVERQHAADAAGRRP, encoded by the coding sequence GTGGAAATAGAATCAGTCGATCACGTGGAACTGTTCGTCGAAGATGCGGAGGGAACAGCGGCGAGGTTGTGCGGCTCCTTCGGGTTCGCGCTCGCCGGCCGGGGTCGCGCGAGCACGGGCTTGCGCGGTTGCGAGTCGGTGTTCTTGCGTCAGAACGACATCGCGCTGCTGCTGACCACGGCCACCAGCCCGGACCACCGCGCGGCCGAATACGTGCGGCACCACGGCGACGGCGTCGGGGTGATCGGCATCGGGGTCGACGACGCACACGCCGCGTTCGCCGCGGCGGTGGAACGCGGGGCCGTCCCCGTGGCCCCGCCCGAGGAGTTCGGGCCCGCGGGCGCGCGGGTCACGTTCGCGTCCGTGCTCGGTCTCGGCGACATCGAGCACCGCTTCGTTTCTCGTGAGCAGCCAGGGGGTCCGTTCGCGCCGGCCATCGAAGAGATCGGTCCCGGCTCGCCCGGCGGCCTGCTGCGGCGGGTCGACCACTTCGCGGTGTGTGTACCCGCCGGTGAGCTGGACGAAGCCGTCCGCCGTTACCAGGAGATCTTCGACCTCACCCAGATCTTCGAAGAACGGATCATCGTCGGTTCGCAGGCGATGGACTCGAAGGTCGTCCAGAGCCGGTCCGGGATGCTGACGTTCACCGTCATCCAGCCCGACACCACACGCGATCCCGGCCAGATCGACGCCTTCGTCGAGGCACACGGAGGGGCCGGCGTGCAGCATGTCGCCTTCCTCACCGGCGACATCACGGCCGCGGTGCGCGCCGGCGCGGAGCGCGGTCTGCGTTTCCTGTCCACGCCACCGAGCTACTACGAGGCGCTCCCCGCCCGGCTCGGCGAGATAGGCGTGCCGCTCGACGAGCTGAGGGCGCTCGACATCCTCGCCGACCGCGACCACACGGGCGTCATGTTCCAGATCTTCACGGAGTCGACGCACCCGCGGCGGACTCTCTTCTACGAGCTGATCGACCGCCGCGGAGCCAGGACGTTCGGCAGCAACAACATCCACGCCCTGTACGAGGCCGTCGAGCGCCAGCACGCGGCGGACGCGGCGGGCCGCCGTCCCTGA
- a CDS encoding aminotransferase class I/II-fold pyridoxal phosphate-dependent enzyme — MELTLDGIAWRARERLDPEVWDFIEGGAGEERTLAANTAAFDRVRLRPSVLRGVRHPETVAKILGRTWDAPVAVAPVAYHTLAHPEGELATVRGTAAAAKVPVVVSTFASRTFEELAAEATVPLWLQVYCMRDRRVTARLVERAGNAGFEALVLTVDTPHLGRRLRDLRNGFRLPAGTVPANLEGDGFAEPSSHARWAFDPDVDWSVVDWLRSVSPLPILVKGILTGADATRSVEAGVDGIVVSNHGGRQLDGVPATLDVLPEVVAAAGGRVPILVDGGVRRGRDVLAALALGADAVLIGRPVLHGLATGGADGVKDVFTILLDELTDAMSLAGLRTIADAGPQLVSQVPPDRRTDGSVTRAGARDGTGNGGELRLADLHASVADPAMDTMNFLNEVTSRYPGAVSFAPGRPYAGFFDTEQMFGYVRRYLDHLAGQGRSPAEVRETVFQYGPAAGLIRELIAGSLRADEDIEVPPESIVVTVGCQEAMFLTLRALISGPDDVLLVTNPCYVGITGAARLLDAEVVAVEEDEDGLSCGALEAAAEAVRARGKRPRAVYVVPDHANPSGVTMPLQARRALLDLAARIGVLVLEDSPYRLVSPGARVPALKSLDRTRQVIHLGSYAKTVFPGARIGFVVADQPVVAPDGGTGLLAAELAKIKSMVTVNTSPLSQAVVAGALLESGGRLSEFTTETAAHYGEAMRFTLECLEHEFPAERRTRLGVSWNAPSGGFFLTLRVPFRAGNAALTRSAKDFGVIWTPMSYFYPQGGGRHEIRLSTSYLTHADIEEGVARLGAFVESAATRRGAT, encoded by the coding sequence ATGGAATTGACGCTCGATGGGATCGCGTGGCGAGCCAGGGAGCGGCTGGACCCGGAGGTCTGGGATTTCATCGAAGGCGGCGCGGGCGAGGAGCGGACGCTCGCGGCGAACACCGCCGCGTTCGACCGGGTCCGGCTGCGGCCGTCGGTACTGCGCGGGGTGCGCCATCCGGAGACCGTCGCGAAGATCCTGGGCCGGACCTGGGACGCTCCGGTGGCGGTCGCTCCCGTCGCCTACCACACGCTCGCGCACCCGGAGGGTGAGCTGGCCACCGTACGGGGAACGGCCGCCGCGGCGAAGGTCCCGGTGGTGGTCAGCACCTTCGCGAGCCGCACCTTCGAGGAACTCGCCGCCGAAGCCACGGTGCCCCTCTGGCTCCAGGTCTACTGCATGCGGGACCGCCGGGTGACCGCACGCCTGGTCGAACGCGCCGGGAACGCGGGCTTCGAGGCGCTGGTCCTGACCGTCGACACGCCGCACCTCGGCCGCCGGCTGCGGGACCTGCGCAACGGCTTCCGGCTGCCCGCGGGCACGGTCCCCGCCAACCTCGAAGGCGACGGCTTCGCCGAGCCCTCGTCGCACGCGCGCTGGGCGTTCGACCCCGACGTGGACTGGTCGGTGGTGGACTGGCTGCGTTCGGTCTCCCCGTTGCCGATCCTGGTCAAGGGGATCCTCACCGGCGCCGACGCGACGCGCTCGGTCGAGGCGGGCGTGGACGGCATCGTGGTCTCCAACCACGGAGGCCGCCAGCTCGACGGCGTGCCGGCGACGCTCGATGTCCTGCCCGAGGTCGTCGCGGCCGCCGGTGGCCGCGTCCCGATCCTGGTGGACGGCGGGGTGCGCCGTGGCCGGGACGTGTTGGCGGCGCTCGCCCTCGGCGCCGACGCGGTCCTCATCGGCCGCCCGGTTCTGCACGGCCTCGCGACCGGCGGGGCCGACGGCGTCAAGGACGTCTTCACCATCCTCCTCGACGAGCTGACCGACGCGATGTCGCTGGCCGGTCTGCGCACCATCGCGGACGCCGGCCCGCAGCTCGTCAGCCAGGTACCGCCGGACCGCCGCACGGACGGATCGGTGACCAGGGCGGGTGCGCGTGACGGCACGGGGAACGGGGGAGAGCTGCGCTTGGCGGATCTCCACGCGAGTGTCGCCGATCCCGCCATGGACACGATGAACTTCCTGAACGAGGTGACGTCGCGCTACCCGGGGGCGGTGTCGTTCGCGCCGGGGCGGCCGTACGCCGGGTTCTTCGACACCGAGCAGATGTTCGGCTATGTGCGACGGTATCTGGATCACCTGGCCGGACAGGGCCGCTCGCCCGCGGAGGTGCGCGAAACCGTGTTCCAGTACGGGCCTGCCGCCGGGTTGATCCGCGAGCTGATCGCCGGCTCGCTGCGCGCGGACGAAGACATCGAGGTGCCGCCGGAGTCGATCGTGGTCACGGTCGGCTGCCAGGAGGCCATGTTCCTGACGCTGCGGGCGCTCATCTCGGGTCCGGACGACGTGCTGCTGGTCACGAATCCGTGTTACGTGGGGATCACCGGGGCCGCCAGGCTGCTGGACGCGGAAGTGGTCGCCGTCGAAGAGGACGAGGACGGCCTCTCGTGCGGCGCACTCGAAGCCGCGGCCGAGGCGGTGCGGGCGCGCGGCAAGCGGCCTCGGGCCGTCTACGTCGTCCCGGACCACGCGAACCCGTCCGGCGTCACCATGCCGCTCCAGGCCCGGCGGGCGCTGCTCGACCTGGCCGCGCGGATCGGCGTACTCGTCTTGGAGGACAGCCCGTACCGGCTGGTCAGCCCGGGTGCGCGGGTACCGGCGCTCAAGTCGCTGGACCGGACGCGCCAGGTGATCCACCTGGGGTCCTACGCCAAGACTGTGTTTCCCGGTGCGCGAATCGGGTTCGTGGTCGCGGACCAGCCGGTGGTGGCTCCGGACGGCGGCACCGGGCTGCTCGCCGCCGAACTCGCCAAGATCAAGAGCATGGTCACCGTGAACACCTCACCCCTGAGCCAGGCGGTGGTGGCCGGTGCGCTGCTCGAGTCGGGCGGCCGCCTTTCGGAGTTCACCACGGAGACGGCCGCGCACTACGGGGAAGCCATGCGCTTCACCCTGGAATGCCTGGAGCACGAATTCCCGGCCGAGCGCAGGACCCGGCTGGGGGTGAGCTGGAACGCGCCCAGTGGCGGCTTCTTCCTGACCCTGCGGGTGCCGTTCCGCGCCGGGAACGCCGCGCTCACCCGGTCGGCGAAGGACTTCGGGGTGATCTGGACGCCGATGTCGTACTTCTACCCGCAAGGCGGCGGCCGGCACGAGATCAGGCTCTCGACCAGCTACCTGACGCACGCCGACATCGAGGAGGGCGTCGCCCGGCTGGGTGCTTTCGTCGAGTCGGCGGCTACGCGCCGGGGAGCAACGTGA
- a CDS encoding penicillin acylase family protein — MAVLLLGLAPPAGIAGPRTESSEIPGLSRPVRIVVDHWGVPHIYARNAGDLFLAQGFTAARDRLFQMDVWRRSGLGLLSEILGPSFVRQDRAARLLLYRGDMEREWAAYGPEAKLAVTRFTEGINAQVDWLERHPENLPPEFREFGFAPSRWRPEDVVRIRKHGLSMNAASEVFRSRLVCAGGIGAGTFSRALQPAHTPAVPDGLDPCSVPADVLEPAGQADRQPAPAPPGTAAMAEGSNGWVVAPARTATGRPVLANDPHRALTAPPLRYISHLSTPGLDVIGAGEPFLPGVSLGHNETVAFGLTVFGIDQEDLYVYRLDPGSPGRYGYRGAWEPFRTVTEEVPVAGGPPQRVELQFTRHGPVLRVDGEHHVAYALRTTWTEPGTAPYLGSLRYLRARDFGEFAAALRHWGGPPENHLYADTGGNIGWVTAGLAPKRSGYDGLLPAPGDGRYEWTGFHDGATLPRSYNPPDGFIASANDYNVPAGHPFQVGYEWEPPYRRQRIDDVLSAGRRQSVDDSVRLQNDQLSLPALRLLPLVTGLRSTDPGTGRALDLLRGYDGVAQVDSAATALYEPWFTNHLVPAFLRVFLNEEAASLARIPGGNISLMLEALEHPGEWFGPGGAAARDRLLLTTLGAAYADVRGKLGDDPGKWRWGTLQHTVFLSTTGRHVGPVERGGSGYTVDVSSYNPATYEQGVGASFKMALDVGHWDDSKAINAPGQSGDVAGPHYRDLLEGWRTGTYFPLLYSRAAVERNAESVLTLLPGA, encoded by the coding sequence GTGGCCGTGCTGCTGCTCGGCCTGGCTCCCCCGGCCGGGATCGCCGGGCCGCGTACCGAGTCCTCCGAAATCCCCGGGCTGAGCCGTCCGGTGCGGATCGTCGTGGACCACTGGGGCGTGCCCCACATCTACGCGCGGAACGCCGGCGATCTGTTCCTCGCCCAGGGTTTCACCGCCGCGCGCGACCGGCTGTTCCAAATGGACGTGTGGCGGCGCAGCGGTCTCGGCCTGCTCTCGGAGATCCTCGGCCCGTCGTTCGTCCGGCAGGACCGCGCGGCCCGCCTGCTCCTCTACCGCGGCGACATGGAGCGCGAATGGGCCGCGTACGGTCCCGAAGCGAAGCTGGCGGTGACCCGCTTCACCGAGGGCATCAACGCGCAGGTGGACTGGCTCGAGCGCCATCCGGAAAACCTGCCGCCGGAATTCCGGGAATTCGGCTTCGCGCCATCCCGGTGGCGGCCGGAGGACGTGGTGCGCATCCGCAAGCACGGGTTGTCCATGAACGCCGCGTCGGAGGTGTTCCGGTCGCGTCTGGTCTGCGCGGGCGGCATCGGTGCCGGCACGTTCTCCCGTGCGCTGCAGCCCGCCCACACCCCGGCCGTCCCGGACGGTCTCGACCCGTGCTCGGTGCCGGCGGACGTCCTGGAGCCCGCCGGGCAAGCCGATCGGCAGCCCGCCCCGGCGCCGCCGGGCACCGCCGCGATGGCCGAGGGCAGCAACGGCTGGGTGGTCGCCCCGGCGAGAACCGCGACGGGACGCCCGGTGCTCGCCAACGACCCGCACCGGGCGCTCACCGCGCCGCCGCTGCGGTACATCAGCCACCTGTCGACACCGGGGCTGGACGTCATCGGGGCGGGCGAGCCGTTCCTGCCCGGGGTTTCCCTGGGACACAACGAGACGGTCGCGTTCGGACTGACCGTGTTCGGCATCGACCAGGAGGACCTGTACGTCTACCGGCTCGACCCCGGATCCCCCGGCCGGTACGGCTACCGCGGCGCGTGGGAGCCGTTCCGCACGGTCACCGAGGAGGTGCCCGTCGCGGGCGGACCACCGCAACGGGTCGAACTGCAGTTCACCAGGCACGGCCCCGTGCTGCGGGTCGACGGGGAACACCACGTGGCCTACGCGTTGCGCACCACCTGGACGGAACCGGGGACGGCACCGTATCTCGGCTCCCTGCGGTACCTGCGGGCGCGGGACTTCGGCGAGTTCGCCGCCGCCCTGCGGCACTGGGGCGGGCCACCCGAGAACCACCTCTACGCCGACACCGGCGGGAACATCGGCTGGGTCACCGCCGGGCTGGCGCCGAAGCGGTCCGGCTACGACGGCCTGCTCCCCGCCCCGGGAGACGGCCGCTACGAATGGACCGGCTTCCACGACGGCGCCACCCTGCCGCGCTCCTACAACCCCCCGGATGGCTTCATCGCCTCCGCCAACGACTACAACGTGCCGGCGGGCCATCCGTTCCAGGTGGGGTACGAATGGGAACCGCCGTACCGCCGTCAGCGCATCGACGACGTGCTCTCCGCCGGCCGGCGGCAGTCGGTGGACGACTCGGTCCGGTTGCAGAACGACCAGCTGTCGCTGCCGGCACTGCGCCTGCTGCCGCTGGTGACCGGGCTGCGGAGCACCGATCCCGGCACCGGGCGGGCACTGGACCTGCTCCGCGGGTACGACGGCGTCGCCCAGGTCGATTCGGCGGCCACCGCGCTCTACGAGCCGTGGTTCACCAACCACCTCGTGCCGGCGTTCCTCCGCGTGTTCCTGAACGAGGAAGCCGCGTCGCTCGCGCGGATCCCCGGTGGGAACATTTCCCTGATGCTCGAAGCACTCGAGCACCCCGGCGAGTGGTTCGGACCCGGCGGCGCGGCCGCCAGGGACCGCCTGCTGCTCACCACACTCGGTGCCGCCTACGCCGACGTACGGGGAAAGCTCGGGGACGATCCGGGCAAGTGGCGGTGGGGCACCCTGCAGCACACCGTTTTCCTGAGCACCACCGGACGGCACGTCGGCCCGGTCGAGCGGGGTGGATCCGGGTACACGGTGGACGTCTCGAGCTACAACCCGGCCACTTACGAGCAGGGCGTGGGCGCGTCGTTCAAAATGGCGCTCGATGTCGGGCACTGGGACGACTCGAAGGCGATCAACGCCCCCGGTCAATCCGGCGACGTGGCCGGCCCGCACTACCGTGACCTGCTGGAGGGCTGGCGGACCGGAACGTACTTCCCGTTGCTCTACAGCCGAGCCGCGGTCGAGCGCAACGCGGAGAGCGTGCTCACGTTGCTCCCCGGCGCGTAG